Proteins encoded together in one Saccopteryx leptura isolate mSacLep1 chromosome 7, mSacLep1_pri_phased_curated, whole genome shotgun sequence window:
- the ARL5A gene encoding ADP-ribosylation factor-like protein 5A codes for MGILFTRIWRLFNHQEHKVIIVGLDNAGKTTILYQFSMNEVVHTSPTIGSNVEEIVINNTRFLMWDIGGQESLRSSWNTYYTNTEFVIVVVDSTDRERISVTREELYKMLAHEDLRKAGLLIFANKQDVKECMTVAEISQFLKLTSIKDHQWHIQACCALTGEGLCQGLEWMMSRLKIR; via the exons AGCACAAAGTTATCATTGTTGGGCTGGACAATGCAGGGAAAACTACCATCCTTTACCAATT TTCTATGAATGAAGTTGTACATACATCCCCTACAATAGGAAGTAATGTAGAAGAGATAGTGATTAATAATACACGATTCCTAATGTGGGATATTGGTGGCCAAGAGTCTCTTCGTTCTTCCTGGAACACTTACTATACTAACACAGAG TTTGTAATAGTTGTTGTGGACAGTACAGACAGAGAAAGGATTTCTGTAACTAGAGAAGAACTCTATAAAATGTTAGCTCATGAG gATCTAAGGAAAGCTGGATTGCTGATTTTTGCTAATAAACAAGATGTTAAAGAATGCATGACTGTAGCAGAAATCTCTCAGTTTTTGAAACTAACTTCTATTAAAGATCACCAGTGGCATATCCAGGCATGCTGTGCTCTTACTGGCGAGGG aTTATGCCAAGGACTTGAATGGATGATGTCACGACTTAAGATTAGATGA